In Gadus morhua chromosome 2, gadMor3.0, whole genome shotgun sequence, a single window of DNA contains:
- the mvp gene encoding major vault protein, with protein sequence MPKGPSRPQEFDGQMDVSIIRIPPHHYIHVLDQNTNIARVEIGPLTYIRQDNERVLFSPVRMIMVPPRHYCVIANPVARDDEGLALFDQSGQAKLRHADLEIRLAQDPFPLYPGEETQLEVTPLVIVYPDTALRLQALLDFEDVSGGEQRVAGDEWLFEGPGTYIPRKEVVVLETVKATVIRENQAIRLRARKEGTDRGGVHRVTGEEWLVRKVGAYLPGAHEEVLDIVNAFILTDKRALHVRALRHFKDAGGRDRRTGEEWLVTLADREAHVPAVAEEVVGVVEVTTLSSRQYCVVLDPVGADGKPQLGQKRVVKGERSFFLRPGECLEDGIQDVYILSEDEGLVLRAVETFQDDDQEDVQEEEPQRPKRSKTVRRPGDRWMLRGPIEYVPPVTVEVMVRRQAIPLDENEGLYVRDIKTGKVRAVIGHTYMLTHDEELWEKELPANVEVLLAAARDPLTHRSDRSAAGAAAPRDRTRMVSYRVPHNAAVQVYDYREKKARVVFGPELVMLGPDEQFTVLSLSGDKPKRPNVIKAVCLLLGPDFFTDIITIETADHARLQLQLSYNWHFEVKAPLDVEQATALFSVPDFVGDASKAIASRIRGAVASVQFDDFHKNSNRIIFSAVFGFDEKLAVRNVLRFSQNLLVISSVDIQSVEPVDQRTRDALQKSVQLAIEITTNSQEAAARHEAERLEQEARGRLERQKITDQAEAERARKELLELEALSAAVESTGAAKAEAQSRAEAARIQGEAAVNEAKLKAEAQRIEAEGELQRLTKAREQELLYQKQVDLQTVEKTQKLAQIEAQRFNDMMTSLGKDTLSDIARAGPEMQAKLLQSLGIKSTLITDGSTPINLFTTASGLMGALPGQ encoded by the exons ATGCCGAAAGGACCGAGCCGACCGCAGGAGTTTGACGGACAGATGGACGTGTCAATCATCCGGATCCCGCCCCACCACTACATCCATGTGCTGGACCAGAACACCAACATCGCCCGCGTGGAGATCGGCCCGCTCACCTACATACGGCAGGACAACGAGAG AGTGCTCTTCTCCCCGGTCCGTATGATCATGGTGCCGCCGCGCCACTACTGCGTCATCGCCAACCCCGTCGCCCGCGACGACGAAGGCCTGGCGCTGTTCGACCAATCAGGACAGGCCAAGCTCCGCCACGCGGACCTGGAGATCCGGCTGGCCCAGGACCCCTTCCCCCTGTACCCGGGAGAGGAGACCCAGCTG gaaGTGACCCCCCTGGTCATCGTGTACCCCGACACAGCGCTGCGGCTCCAGGCACTGCTGGACTTTGAGGACGTTAGCGGAGGAGAGCAGCGCGTGGCCGGAGACGAGTGGCTGTTTGAGGGGCCGg GGACCTACATCCCCAGGAAGGAGGTAGTTGTCTTGGAGACAGTGAAGGCCACGGTGATCAGAGAGAACCAGGCCATCCGCCTCCGCGCCCGCAAGGAGGGGACAGACCGGGGTGGCGTGCACCGcgtcacag GCGAGGAGTGGCTTGTCAGGAAGGTGGGGGCGTATCTCCCGGGAGCCCATGAGGAGGTCCTGGACATCGTGAACGCCTTCATCCTCACCGACAAG agggcgctgcaCGTGCGGGCGCTGCGGCACTTCAAGGACGCGGGCGGCCGGGACCGGCGCACGGGGGAGGAGTGGCTGGTGACGCTGGCGGACCGCGAGGCGCACGTGCCGGcggtggcggaggaggtggtgggcgTGGTCGAGGTCACCACGCTCAGCAGCCGGCAGTACTGCGTGGTGCTGGACCCGGTGGGCGCCGACGGGAAGCCACAGCTGGGCCAGAAGAGGGTCGTCAAG GGGGAGCGCTCCTTCTTCCTGCGTCCGGGGGAGTGTCTGGAGGACGGTATCCAGGACGTCTACATCCTGTCTGAGGACGAGGGGCTGGTGCTCCGCGCCGTGGAGACCTTCCAGGACGACGACCAG gaggatgtgcaggaggaggagccccaGAGGCCGAAGCGCTCCAAGACGGTCCGTCGTCCTGGCGACCGCTGGATGCTGCGGGGGCCCATTGAGTACGTTCCCCCGGTAacggtggaggtgatggtgcgACGCCAAGCCATCCCATTGGACGAGAATGAGGGCCTGTACGTCCGCGACATCAAGACGGGGAAG gtgCGAGCGGTCATCGGCCACACCTACATGCTGACCCATGACGAGGAGCTGTGGGAGAAGGAGCTGCCGGCCAACGTGGAGGTGCTGCTGGCCGCGGCCCGCGACCCGCTCACCCACCGCTCGGACCGCTCGGCCGCCGGGGCCGCCGCCCCCCGCGACCGCACCCGCATGGTCTCGTACCGCGTGCCCCACAACGCCGCCGTGCAGGTCTACGACTACCGCGAGAAGAAAGCCAG GGTGGTGTTTGGTCCGGAGCTGGTGATGCTGGGGCCTGATGAACAGTTCACGGTGCTCTCGCTGTCCGGAGACAAACCCAAGAGGCCCAACGTCATCAAGGCCGTCTGCCTGCTGCTCGGACCCGACTTCTTCACGGACATCATCACCATAGAGACGGCGGACCACGCCCGCCTGCAGCTGCAGCTCTCCTACAACtg GCATTTTGAAGTCAAGGCCCCGTTGGACGTGGAGCAGGCCACCGCGCTGTTCTCGGTTCCCGACTTCGTGGGCGACGCCTCCAAAGCCATCGCCTCGCGCATCCGCGGAGCCGTTGCCTCCGTGCAGTTTGATGACTTCCACAAG AACTCCAACCGGATCATCTTCTCGGCCGTGTTCGGTTTTGATGAGAAGCTGGCGGTGCGCAACGTGCTGCGCTTCTCCCAGAACCTGCTGGTGATCAGCAGTGTGGACATCCAGTCGGTGGAGCCGGTGGACCAGCGCACCCGCGACGCCCTGCAGAAGAGCGTCCAGCTGGCCATCGAGATCACCACCAACTCCCAGGAGGCCGCCGCGCG CCACGAGGCCGAGCGCCTGGAGCAGGAGGCCCGCGGTCGACTGGAGCGCCAGAAGATCACCGACCAGGCTGAGGCCGAGCGGGCTCGCAAGGagctgctggagctggaggCCCTGAG TGCAGCGGTGGAGAGTACGGGAGCAGCGAAGGCGGAGGCTCAGTCCCGGGCGGAGGCGGCTCGGATCCAGGGCGAGGCGGCGGTCAACGAGGCCAAACTCAAGGCTGAGGCCCAGCGCATCGAGGCG GAGGGGGAGCTGCAGCGGCTGACCAAGGCGCGGGAGCAGGAGCTGCTCTACCAGAAGCAGGTGGACCTCCAGACGGTGGAGAAGACGCAGAAGCTGGCCCAGATCGAGGCGCAGCGCTTCAACGACATGATGACCAGCCTGGGCAAAGACACGCTGAGCGACATCGCCCGGGCCGGGCCGGAGATGCAG GCCAAACTACTCCAGTCTCTGGGTATAAAGTCCACCCTCATCACTGACGGCTCGACCCCCATCAACCTGTTCACCACCGCTAGCGGCCTGATGGGGGCGCTGCCGGGCCAGTGA
- the LOC115531743 gene encoding ceramide synthase-like, whose protein sequence is MDGQTDSWSLLVGGCLFFPGLFFFFKRTLTQLGCNHGDATTASARAVSAVQAIMASSAGVIIVTSCEDVMRDRHWLSESYVVFATPYFVFDIYTMFLCYRHRLQVKGHEGGVGVGGYLRRELLLVLHHLFMVLACCPASLFCRQGRGDFFQGLLFLAELSTPFVCLGKVLIQFQQQKTLLHKLNGALMILVFFCCRVLLFPYMYLTYSRYLRVPLLRVPLEVPWPCNLGAGLLMALQVHWFLLICRGALRLLLRPATP, encoded by the exons atggacggacagacagacagctggtcTCTCCTTGTGGGAGGGTGTCTCTTCTTTCCCGgacttttcttcttcttcaagcGAACGCTCACACAGCTGGGCTGTAACCATGGAGACGCTACCACTGCATCGGCccg GGCCGTGTCGGCGGTCCAGGCCATCATGGCGTCTTCGGCTGGCGTCATCATCGTCACTTCCTGTGAGGACGTGATGAGGGACAG GCACTGGCTCTCAGAGTCCTACGTTGTCTTTGCGACGCCCTACTTTGTCTTCGACATCTACACCATGTTCCTCTGCTACAGACACAGGctacaggtcaaaggtcacgagGGAGGGGTCGGGGTGGGGGGCTACCTGCGCCGCGAgctccttctggtcctccaccacctcttcaTGGTGCTGGCCTGCTGCCCCGCCTCTCTG tTCTgcaggcaggggaggggggacttCTTCCAGGGTCTCCTCTTCCTTGCTGAGCTCAGCACGCCCTTCGTGTGTCTGGGGAAGGTTCTGATCCAG tTCCAACAGCAGAAGACTCTCCTCCACAAGCTCAACGGAGCGCTGATGATCCTTGTCTTCTTCTGCTGTCGCGTGCTGCTCTTCCCCTACATGTACCTCACCTACAGCAG GTACCTGCGGGTCCCGCTGCTCCGGGTGCCTCTGGAGGTGCCCTGGCCCTGCAACCTGGGGGCCGGCCTCCTGATGGCCCTGCAGGTCCACTGGTTCCTCCTCATCTGCAGGGGAGCCCTCCGCCTTCTGCTCCGCCCAGCGACACCCTGA
- the nlk1 gene encoding nemo-like kinase, type 1, which produces MAFHGAGRQAVCGNLFPGSELGHKYFCVNTSTGTPSTGLSATPCLTGPTAPAGTPRHPTSLGGSTGGGAAVPQPYSNPASEVPSPAEMEPDRPIGYGAFGVVWSVTDPRDGRKVALKKMPNVFQNLVSCKRVFRELRMLCFFKHDNVLSALDILQPPQIDCFEEIYVITELMQSDLHKVIVSPQPLTTDHIKVFLYQILRGLKYLHSAGILHRDIKPGNLLVNSNCLLKICDFGLARVEEPDPSRHMTQEVVTQYYRAPEVLMGSRHYGSAIDVWSVGCIFAELLGRRILFQAQSPIQQLDLITDLLGTPPLSAMASACEGARAHILRGPHKPPSLSVLYMLSDAATHEAVHLLCRMLVFDPAKRISGSDALSHPYLDEGRLRYHTCMCQCCYSVPSGRVYTRDFEPPAERPFSHSYENSLLSVWQGKELIHRFITEHQQGKRVPLCINPQSAAFKTFIRSTAWHSSKVSRKEER; this is translated from the exons ATGGCCTTCCACGGGGCAGGTCGACAGGCGGTCTGTGGAAACCTGTTCCCTGGCTCTGAACTGGGCCACAAGTACTTCTGCGTTAACACTTCTACTGGAACCCCGTCTACCGGCCTGAGCGCCACGCCGTGCCTGACGGGACCCACGGCCCCTGCGGGGACGCCTCGTCACCCGACGTCTCTTGGTGGAAGCACGGGTGGTGGGGCGGCGGTACCGCAGCCCTACAGCAACCCGGCCAGCGAGGTGCCAAGCCCGGCGGAAATGGAGCCGGATCGGCCCATCGGCTATGGGGCCTTCGGTGTTGTCTG GTCGGTCACGGACCCGCGCGACGGCCGCAAGGTGGCGCTGAAGAAGATGCCGAACGTATTCCAGAACCTGGTGTCATGCAAGAGGGTCTTCAGAGAGCTGCGCATGCTCTGCTTCTTCAAACACGACAAC GTTCTGTCTGCGCTGGACATCCTGCAGCCGCCACAGATCGACTGCTTCGAGGAGAT ATACGTCATCACAGAGCTGATGCAGAGCGACCTCCACAAGGTCATCGTGTCTCCTCAGCCGCTCACCACCGACCACATCAAGGTCTTCCTCTACCAGATCCTCAGAG gGCTGAAGTACCTCCACTCTGCTGGGATCCTCCACAGAGACATCAAACCTGGCAACTTGCTGGTCAACTCCAACTGTCTGCTCAAG atcTGTGACTTTGGCCTGGCCCGCGTGGAGGAGCCCGACCCCTCGCGTCACATGACCCAGGAGGTGGTGACCCAGTACTACCGCGCCCCCGAGGTGCTGATGGGTAGCCGCCACTACGGCTCGGCCATCGACGTCTGGTCCGTGGGCTGCATCTTCGCCGAGCTGCTGGGCCGACGCATCCTATTCCAGGCCCAGAGCCCCatccagcag CTGGACCTGATCACAGACCTGCTGGGGACCCCGCCCCTCTCCGCCATGGCCTCGGCCTGCGAGGGCGCCCGCGCCCACATCCTGAGAGGCCCCCACAAACcg CCCTCCCTGTCGGTGCTCTACATGCTGTCGGACGCGGCCACGCACGAGGCCGTGCACCTGCTCTGCCGCATGCTGGTGTTCGACCCG GCCAAGCGTATCTCCGGCAGCGACGCACTGTCCCACCCCTACCTGGACGAGGGCCGGCTGCGCTACCACACCTGCATGTGCCAGTGCTGCTACTCGGTGCCCAGCGGCCGCGTCTACACCCGCGACTTCGAGCCGCCCGCCGAGCGACCCTTCAGCCACAGCTACGAGAACAGCCTGCTGTCCGTCTGGCAGGGCAAAG AGCTGATCCACCGCTTCATCACGGAGCACCAGCAGGGGAAGAGAGTCCCGCTCTGCATCAACCCACAGAGCGCCGCCTTCAAGACCTTCATCAG gtcgaCGGCGTGGCACTCCTCCAAGGTGtcaaggaaggaggagagatga